In one Dreissena polymorpha isolate Duluth1 chromosome 7, UMN_Dpol_1.0, whole genome shotgun sequence genomic region, the following are encoded:
- the LOC127838857 gene encoding golgin subfamily A member 6-like protein 22 isoform X3, with the protein MKREDELMIKKLQDELAVSEQKVKQLQEQEKRIYFEKEKSKSMKREDDQLIKQLQNELAVSEQKVKQLQEQETRIVLKKEKCESLKREDEQLIKKIQAELAVSEEKIQQLQEKGKRLNFEKDKCESTKRGYEQLIKNQQEELAVSAQKIKQLQEQEKRINSEKEKCESTNRKYVQLNKKLREELAVSEQKIKELQAELADSEQMITQLQEQEKRTSFDKEKFESMTREGEQLIKTLQEQLAMSEQKVKQLQEQEKRIVLKKEKCESLKREDEQLIKKNQAELAVSEQKIQQLQENEKRLNFEKDKCESTKRGYEQLIKNQQEELAVSAQKIQQLQEKEKRLNFEKDKCESTKRGYEQLIKNQQEELAVSARQIQQLQETEKRLNFEKDKCESTKRGYEQLIKNQQEELAVSARQIQQLQEQEKRINSEKEKCKSTKRKYVQLHKKEKRRIGGF; encoded by the exons ATGAAGCGGGAGGATGAACTGATGATTAAAAAATTACAAGACGAATTGGCTGTTTCGGAACAGAAGGTTAAACAACTACAAGAACAAGAAAAACgcatttattttgaaaaagagAAAAGCAAAAGTATGAAGCGGGAGGATGATCAGTTAATAAAACAACTACAAAACGAATTGGCGGTGTCTGAACAGAAGGTTAAACAACTACAAGAACAAGAAACAcgcattgttttgaaaaaagagaAATGCGAAAGTTTGAAGCGGGAGGATGAACagcttattaaaaaaattcaagCAGAATTGGCGGTGTCTGAAGAGAAGATTCAACAACTTCAAGAAAAAGGAAAACGacttaattttgaaaaagataaatGTGAAAGTACAAAGCGGGGGTATGAACAGTTGATTAAAAATCAACAAGAAGAATTGGCGGTTTCTGCACAGAAGATTAAACAACTTCAAGAACAAGAAAAACGGATTAATTCTGAAAAAGAAAAGTGCGAAAGTACGAATCGAAAGTATGTACAGTTGAATAAAAAACTACGAGAAGAATTGGCGGTTTCTGAACAGAAAATTAAGGAACTACAAGCAGAATTGGCAGATTCTGAACAGATGATCACACAACTGCAAGAACAAGAAAAACGCACAAGTTTTGACAAAGAGAAATTCGAAAGTATGACGCGTGAGGGGGAACAATTGATTAAAACACTTCAAGAACAATTGGCGATGTCTGAACAGAAGGTTAAACAACTACAAGAACAAGAAAAAcgcattgttttgaaaaaagagaAATGCGAAAGTTTGAAGCGGGAGGATGAGcagcttattaaaaaaaatcaagcagAATTGGCGGTGTCTGAACAGAAGATTCAACAACTTCAAGAAAATGAAAAACGacttaattttgaaaaagataaatGTGAAAGTACAAAGCGGGGGTATGAACAGTTGATTAAAAATCAACAAGAAGAATTGGCGGTTTCTGCACAGAAG ATTCAACAACTTCAAGAAAAGGAAAAACGacttaattttgaaaaagataaatGTGAAAGTACAAAGCGGGGGTATGAACAGTTGATTAAAAATCAACAAGAAGAATTGGCGGTTTCTGCACGGCAGATTCAACAACTTCAAGAAACAGAAAAACGacttaattttgaaaaagataaatGTGAAAGTACAAAGCGGGGGTATGAACAGTTGATTAAAAATCAACAAGAAGAATTGGCGGTTTCTGCACGGCAGATTCAACAACTTCAAGAACAAGAAAAACGGATTAATTCTGAAAAAGAAAAGTGCAAAAGTACGAAGCGGAAGTATGTACAGTTGCATAAAAAAGAGAAGAGAAGAATTGGCGGTTTCTGA
- the LOC127838857 gene encoding golgin subfamily A member 6-like protein 22 isoform X1, which yields MKREDELMIKKLQDELAVSEQKVKQLQEQEKRIYFEKEKSKSMKREDDQLIKQLQNELAVSEQKVKQLQEQETRIVLKKEKCESLKREDEQLIKKIQAELAVSEEKIQQLQEKGKRLNFEKDKCESTKRGYEQLIKNQQEELAVSAQKIKQLQEQEKRINSEKEKCESTNRKYVQLNKKLREELAVSEQKIKELQAELADSEQMITQLQEQEKRTSFDKEKFESMTREGEQLIKTLQEQLAMSEQKVKQLQEQEKRIVLKKEKCESLKREDEQLIKKNQAELAVSEQKIQQLQENEKRLNFEKDKCESTKRGYEQLIKNQQEELAVSAQKIQQLQEKEKRLNFEKDKCESTKRGYEQLIKNQQEELAVSAQQIKQLQEQETRINSEKEKCESTNRKYVRLNKKLREELAISEQKIKELQAELADSEQMITQLQEQEKRTSFDKEKFESMTREGEQLIKTLQEQLAMSTQKLQKLDEEFGCWLFVLFCISLIIILIVYYYF from the exons ATGAAGCGGGAGGATGAACTGATGATTAAAAAATTACAAGACGAATTGGCTGTTTCGGAACAGAAGGTTAAACAACTACAAGAACAAGAAAAACgcatttattttgaaaaagagAAAAGCAAAAGTATGAAGCGGGAGGATGATCAGTTAATAAAACAACTACAAAACGAATTGGCGGTGTCTGAACAGAAGGTTAAACAACTACAAGAACAAGAAACAcgcattgttttgaaaaaagagaAATGCGAAAGTTTGAAGCGGGAGGATGAACagcttattaaaaaaattcaagCAGAATTGGCGGTGTCTGAAGAGAAGATTCAACAACTTCAAGAAAAAGGAAAACGacttaattttgaaaaagataaatGTGAAAGTACAAAGCGGGGGTATGAACAGTTGATTAAAAATCAACAAGAAGAATTGGCGGTTTCTGCACAGAAGATTAAACAACTTCAAGAACAAGAAAAACGGATTAATTCTGAAAAAGAAAAGTGCGAAAGTACGAATCGAAAGTATGTACAGTTGAATAAAAAACTACGAGAAGAATTGGCGGTTTCTGAACAGAAAATTAAGGAACTACAAGCAGAATTGGCAGATTCTGAACAGATGATCACACAACTGCAAGAACAAGAAAAACGCACAAGTTTTGACAAAGAGAAATTCGAAAGTATGACGCGTGAGGGGGAACAATTGATTAAAACACTTCAAGAACAATTGGCGATGTCTGAACAGAAGGTTAAACAACTACAAGAACAAGAAAAAcgcattgttttgaaaaaagagaAATGCGAAAGTTTGAAGCGGGAGGATGAGcagcttattaaaaaaaatcaagcagAATTGGCGGTGTCTGAACAGAAGATTCAACAACTTCAAGAAAATGAAAAACGacttaattttgaaaaagataaatGTGAAAGTACAAAGCGGGGGTATGAACAGTTGATTAAAAATCAACAAGAAGAATTGGCGGTTTCTGCACAGAAG ATTCAACAACttcaagaaaaagaaaaacgacttaattttgaaaaagataaatGTGAAAGTACAAAGCGGGGGTATGAACAGTTGATTAAAAATCAACAAGAAGAATTGGCGGTTTCTGCACAGCAGATTAAACAACTTCAAGAACAAGAAACACGGATTAATTCTGAAAAAGAAAAGTGCGAAAGTACGAATCGAAAGTATGTACGGTTGAATAAAAAACTACGAGAAGAATTGGCGATTTCTGAACAGAAAATTAAGGAACTACAAGCAGAATTGGCAGATTCTGAACAGATGATCACACAACTGCAAGAACAAGAAAAACGCACAAGTTTTGACAAAGAGAAATTCGAAAGTATGACGCGTGAGGGGGAACAATTGATTAAAACACTTCAAGAACAATTGGCGATGTCTACACAGAAGTTACAAAAACTAGATGAAGAATTTGGATGTTGGTTGTTTGTCTTGTTCTGTATTTctttaattatcattttaatagtttattattatttttaa
- the LOC127838857 gene encoding golgin subfamily A member 6-like protein 22 isoform X2 — MKREDELMIKKLQDELAVSEQKVKQLQEQEKRIYFEKEKSKSMKREDDQLIKQLQNELAVSEQKVKQLQEQETRIVLKKEKCESLKREDEQLIKKIQAELAVSEEKIQQLQEKGKRLNFEKDKCESTKRGYEQLIKNQQEELAVSAQKIKQLQEQEKRINSEKEKCESTNRKYVQLNKKLREELAVSEQKIKELQAELADSEQMITQLQEQEKRTSFDKEKFESMTREGEQLIKTLQEQLAMSEQKVKQLQEQEKRIVLKKEKCESLKREDEQLIKKNQAELAVSEQKIQQLQENEKRLNFEKDKCESTKRGYEQLIKNQQEELAVSAQKIKQLQEQETRINSEKEKCESTNRKYVRLNKKLREELAISEQKIKELQAELADSEQMITQLQEQEKRTSFDKEKFESMTREGEQLIKTLQEQLAMSTQKLQKLDEEFGCWLFVLFCISLIIILIVYYYF; from the exons ATGAAGCGGGAGGATGAACTGATGATTAAAAAATTACAAGACGAATTGGCTGTTTCGGAACAGAAGGTTAAACAACTACAAGAACAAGAAAAACgcatttattttgaaaaagagAAAAGCAAAAGTATGAAGCGGGAGGATGATCAGTTAATAAAACAACTACAAAACGAATTGGCGGTGTCTGAACAGAAGGTTAAACAACTACAAGAACAAGAAACAcgcattgttttgaaaaaagagaAATGCGAAAGTTTGAAGCGGGAGGATGAACagcttattaaaaaaattcaagCAGAATTGGCGGTGTCTGAAGAGAAGATTCAACAACTTCAAGAAAAAGGAAAACGacttaattttgaaaaagataaatGTGAAAGTACAAAGCGGGGGTATGAACAGTTGATTAAAAATCAACAAGAAGAATTGGCGGTTTCTGCACAGAAGATTAAACAACTTCAAGAACAAGAAAAACGGATTAATTCTGAAAAAGAAAAGTGCGAAAGTACGAATCGAAAGTATGTACAGTTGAATAAAAAACTACGAGAAGAATTGGCGGTTTCTGAACAGAAAATTAAGGAACTACAAGCAGAATTGGCAGATTCTGAACAGATGATCACACAACTGCAAGAACAAGAAAAACGCACAAGTTTTGACAAAGAGAAATTCGAAAGTATGACGCGTGAGGGGGAACAATTGATTAAAACACTTCAAGAACAATTGGCGATGTCTGAACAGAAGGTTAAACAACTACAAGAACAAGAAAAAcgcattgttttgaaaaaagagaAATGCGAAAGTTTGAAGCGGGAGGATGAGcagcttattaaaaaaaatcaagcagAATTGGCGGTGTCTGAACAGAAGATTCAACAACTTCAAGAAAATGAAAAACGacttaattttgaaaaagataaatGTGAAAGTACAAAGCGGGGGTATGAACAGTTGATTAAAAATCAACAAGAAGAATTGGCGGTTTCTGCACAGAAG ATTAAACAACTTCAAGAACAAGAAACACGGATTAATTCTGAAAAAGAAAAGTGCGAAAGTACGAATCGAAAGTATGTACGGTTGAATAAAAAACTACGAGAAGAATTGGCGATTTCTGAACAGAAAATTAAGGAACTACAAGCAGAATTGGCAGATTCTGAACAGATGATCACACAACTGCAAGAACAAGAAAAACGCACAAGTTTTGACAAAGAGAAATTCGAAAGTATGACGCGTGAGGGGGAACAATTGATTAAAACACTTCAAGAACAATTGGCGATGTCTACACAGAAGTTACAAAAACTAGATGAAGAATTTGGATGTTGGTTGTTTGTCTTGTTCTGTATTTctttaattatcattttaatagtttattattatttttaa
- the LOC127838864 gene encoding uncharacterized protein LOC127838864, giving the protein MSNLQTEKSAYTGLESPVDVNVDIHKQKCKDHTDENQSFYCEKHYVCICGRCVFSNHFSCLETVVDLNNVQHDEEHANKSVSTLQVLDQEMDHIMAEIDENRQINDTCRSNYAKDIHEFHEALVQQLKMLMIKAEKESDNLHKQNTDVLDETALKCNEHKQVLRQQIQYLDELEHKKHYKHLFVALQGMEKNINSFKDKNVRFRHENHIYQYEFVRNFKIDKLIKEDQHIGKLKIECDGSEEVIEITEEKVAGVADKGMRDEKNEEKIPDEKENAKSYPLEHENFEGLQRDYGEKLERIKELEESIRKREEVHRHKEIQFDEQLKEKDMTISKLKKALMLKKRNATV; this is encoded by the exons ATGTCGAATTTACAAACTGAAAAATCAGCTTATACAGGATTAGAATCACCGGTCGATGTTAATGTTGATATTCACAAGCAAAAGTGTAAAGATCACACTGATGAAAACCAGTCGTTTTATTGCGAGAAACATTATGTATGTATTTGTGGTCGTTGTGTTTTTTCAAATCACTTTTCTTGTTTGGAGACGGTGGTTGATTTAAACAATGTCCAGCACGACGAAGAACACGCGAATAAGAGTGTTTCTACATTGCAAGTATTGGACCAAGAAATGGACCACATTATGGCCGAAATAGACGAAAACAGACAAATAAATGATACATGTAGATCAAACTATGCAAAAGACATACATGAATTTCACGAAGCATTAGTCCAGCAACTGAAAATGTTGATGATAAAAGCAGAAAAAGAAAGTGAtaacttacacaaacaaaatacagACGTACTTGATGAAACGGCACTTAAATGTAATGAACATAAACAAGTTTTACGGCAGCAAATACAATATTTAGATGAGTTAGAACATAAAAAGCATTATAAGCATTTATTCGTTGCACTTCAGGGAATGgagaaaaatattaattcatttaaagaTAAAAACGTTAGATTTAGACATGAAAAtcatatttatcaatatgaaTTTGTTCGCAACTTCAAGATTGATAAACTAATCAAGGAAGATCAACATATTGGAAAACTTAAAATTGAATGCGATGGGAGTGAAGAGGTAATTGAAATCACCGAGGAG AAGGTGGCGGGCGTTGCTGATAAAGGAATGCGAGATGAGAAAAATGAAGAGAAAATACCAGATGAAAAAG AAAATGCAAAGAGTTATCCTTTAGAACATGAAAACTTTGAAGGGTTACAGCGCGATTATGGTGAAAAATTGGAGCGTATTAAAGAGTTAGAAGAATCTATTCGAAAACGAGAAGAGGTGCACAGACACAAAGAGATTCAGTTTGATGAGCAGCTGAAAGAAAAAGATATGACAATTTCCAAACTAAAAAAAGCATTAATGTTGAAGAAGAGAAATGCCACAGTTTGA
- the LOC127839565 gene encoding protein elav-like — MAREDATIGYQSSFGSGFTSPSTGGYQSGMTSPEPSYAGSLTDIPQGPGPFSIFVHNIGEDVEDRELWALFYPSGTVEKCTVMMDTDLMVCKGFDFVDTVHVMEASNAIQNLNG; from the exons ATGGCCAGGGAAGATGCGACTATTGGATACCAGTCTAGTTTTGGGTCCGGATTCACGAGCCCTAGCACAGGAGGGTACCAGTCTGGTATGACGAGTCCAGAACCGAGCTACGCTGGCTCGTTGACCGATATACCGCAGGGTCCTGGACCATTTTCAATATTCGTCCACAATATTGGAGAGGACGTAGAAGACCGTGAGTTGTGGGCCCTTTTTTATCCGTCCGGGACCGTTGAGAAGTGCACGGTGATGATGGATACGGACCTAATGGTCTGCAAGGGCTTTGACTTCGTTGATACGGTCCACGTGATGGAGGCTTCCAACGCTATTCAGAATCTGAACGG ATGA